The genome window TGAAACCGTTATTCGCCGGCACGGTGTTCGGATACCTCTGCTACGATATCACGCATTACGCGACCCATCATTTCAGGATCAAGGGCGGATATCTGGAAAGCGTGCGCTCGCATCATATGAAGCACCACGCCTCCACCCCGGATAAACGCTTCGGGGTGACCAGTAAGTTATGGGACCTGGTGTTCGGTACGGAGCCCGGCGAGGCGAAATAGACGAGACGGAGGGGGATATGAGAAAACACCCCGAGATAGGATGCTGCGGCCTCGAGTGCGGGCTTTGCCCGAGGTACTATACCGACGGCGGGTCGCGTTGCCCCGGGTGCGGCGGCGAGGGTTTCGAGGAGAAACACCCGTCATGCGGGTTTGTTACCTGCTGTGTAAAAAAGCATGAAACCGAGGCCTGCGGGCTTTGCGCGGAATTCCCGTGCGGAAGGTTCGACAACGAGACGGGGGAGCATGATTCGTTTATCACCCACCGGAACGTGATGTCCAATTCCCGCGAGATCGGTAAAGCGGGGATGGACGCGTTTATAAAGGGGTTAGCCGGAAGGATGTCGGCGCTCGAAATAATGCTCCGCGATTACGACGACGGGCGTTCGAAAAGTTTCTACTGTCTGGCGTGTGCGTTACTATCCCCGGATACGCTGAAATCCGTTATCGGCGGGATACCGCCGGAGGGAGACCGTAAAGCGCGGGCTAAGGAGCTCAGGGAGCGGCTGGAGGAATTGGCCGGGAAGGAAGGAATCGAGTTAAAATTACGGCTTTAACGATAGAAAGGAGCTGATTATGGACGGCACACGCCGCGAGAATATCACGCGCGGGGCGCATGTAAATATCGTACTGAAGAAAGACCAGCCGACCGGGGCGTTGACCGAGGGTTATGTGAAGGATATCCTCACCAGTTCGCCGTACCATTCGCGCGGGATCAAGGTACGTCTGGAGACCGGGGCGGTCGGCCGCGTACAGGAAATGCTGGAGTAGGATGTATGAAGGAAATGAATTACCTGCGCGTGCAGGTGCGGTATAGCGGAAAAACCGGGAAGCCGGTCGGGATATTCGCGGCGGTGTACCATCTGATGAACGCGGGAGCGTTATCGGCAGAGGAAACAAAGCTGTATAAAGATATCGAGGCATGGTTCGAGGAATATCTGCCGAACCCGCCGTTCTATGATAACGGGAATCCCGATAAGGCGATCACCTACTTCAAGAACAACAAAACCTTACATATGCTGGAAAAGCTCATGCCGTTATTGGGGCTTCTCGATAAGTATAAAGTACCCTATGATGTGGTTTATACCAATTTTCCCGGGAATATTATCTACGAGGACGATTTTCAGGTCGCGGTAATCTGAAATCCCGTCAATCTCGCGCTTTCATCCCATAGTTCTTTAGCCTTTAAAGTATCATAGCTCTCGCCGGACGAAGGGGCATCCATGCCGCGGTCGAAATACTTTCCGCTGGCCGGGACGTCTGTTATGAGTTTCGATAACGCCAGCCCCGCCTTATCGGTGGTACAGCTGCCGGGGATAAATCCCGCAAATACCGGAAGCATGATGTACCACGCGAATTTCATCATCGGCGAATTATTTCGCCCGAGGCCGGTACCGGGCAGAAGCCCCGGATTGAACGCGTTTATCATAATATCAGGCCGGCGGCGGGAGAGCTCATAAGTAAAGAAGATATTGCAAAGTTTGGATGTCGCGTAACGGCACATACCGAGCTTCGATAAGTTCGCATCGGGGGTATCGGCAGGGTGTGCCATTTCCTCGGGGGTGGTATAATTCGGCGGTGCGAACGATCCCTTACCGGCGGGGTTATGAAGCCCGCTCGATACGACCGCGATCTTTTTCAGTTCGGCGTATTTTGCTGTCAGGAGATTGGCCAGGAGGAAATGCCCCAAATGGTTGACCCCGAACGTCTCCTCGAACCCGTCGGAGGTATAACGCGTCTTACCCGCGTATTGCACCCCGGCGTTACAGATAAGACCGTGTATAAGAGGCTTGGTCTCGTTGACAAATCCGCGGATAGATGTTAACGAGCCCAAGTCGAGCCGACGCACATCGATGGAATCGTTTCCTGTCAGCCGTATCAGCTTCCCGCGCGCGGTATTCCCTTTCGCGGTGTTTCTGCACGCAATGATGACGGCGTATCCCTGTCTGAGGAGGTGCTTCGTGGCATGGAATCCCAGCCCTGAGTTTCCCCCGGTAACGATAATTGTTTCTATAATAGTGCTCCTATTTCATAAATATTGAATTATGATTTACGCAACGGTAATCGTATATTCTGCGGTAACCTCGCAGTTTCCGCGAAGATTGTCCCATACCGGGCAGAAAGCCTCCTCGGTCAGCTGTATAGCGCGCTTGATATCAGAGTCCTGAGCATCGGGGGACACCAGTTCGAAGAACAGTTCGATTTTATGGAACGATGTGGGGTGTTGTTCGCGGCGGTATCCTTTTGCGCGCGCGTTAAACGATATGACGGTTTTCCGCTTCTTTCGCAGGATGGAGACGATGGTCGAGCCGCTGCATGAGGCAAGGCTCATCAGAAGGAGCTGCATCGGCATATATCCCTGCCCGTCCCCGAGCGGCGGGACATAATCGAGGGTGATCGGCGGATTATCCCCGGCGGAGCCTTTGAATCCCAGTTTATTGTTGACGAGTTCGACCGCGCATTCCAGAAAGTCAGACATAATGATCTCCTTTTGAAAAAATATTTCATATATTGCTGAAATAGAATAGAATTATACTCTAATCTCCGTGCTCCCGCAAGAAGTTTAAGTTTTTCTATAATCAGCATGATAAAAAATTCGGAACGTCCTACTGATAATTTGGGAAATTTATCGAATTTTCAGAACGAAAAACACTAATATACTTTTCGAAATTGAAAAAATTTGAAATTCTAAAAAAGCGTGTTATAATAATGGTACAGGGTTGGTCTCTTTAAAAAATGAAATTAATAAAAAAAAAGTGTTGACAAAAATAAAAAATAGTGTATGATTATTTAAAAACCAAATGGAGGGTTGTATGCGCAAAGTCTGGTATTTATTTCTAGCTCTTTGTGTGGTGGGTTTCGCTCCTGTTTTCGCACAGAGCGATGACGAACCTATTTCGATGGTTGATGGTAAGCCCGATACCGATGGTGACGGGATACCGGATGAGTGGGAAAAACAGTATGGTTTGAATCCCAACAATATGTTTGACGGCAAAATGGATATGGACGGCGACAAGATCA of Brevinematales bacterium contains these proteins:
- a CDS encoding SDR family NAD(P)-dependent oxidoreductase; this encodes MIETIIVTGGNSGLGFHATKHLLRQGYAVIIACRNTAKGNTARGKLIRLTGNDSIDVRRLDLGSLTSIRGFVNETKPLIHGLICNAGVQYAGKTRYTSDGFEETFGVNHLGHFLLANLLTAKYAELKKIAVVSSGLHNPAGKGSFAPPNYTTPEEMAHPADTPDANLSKLGMCRYATSKLCNIFFTYELSRRRPDIMINAFNPGLLPGTGLGRNNSPMMKFAWYIMLPVFAGFIPGSCTTDKAGLALSKLITDVPASGKYFDRGMDAPSSGESYDTLKAKELWDESARLTGFQITAT
- a CDS encoding DUF3795 domain-containing protein — translated: MRKHPEIGCCGLECGLCPRYYTDGGSRCPGCGGEGFEEKHPSCGFVTCCVKKHETEACGLCAEFPCGRFDNETGEHDSFITHRNVMSNSREIGKAGMDAFIKGLAGRMSALEIMLRDYDDGRSKSFYCLACALLSPDTLKSVIGGIPPEGDRKARAKELRERLEELAGKEGIELKLRL
- a CDS encoding OsmC family protein; amino-acid sequence: MSDFLECAVELVNNKLGFKGSAGDNPPITLDYVPPLGDGQGYMPMQLLLMSLASCSGSTIVSILRKKRKTVISFNARAKGYRREQHPTSFHKIELFFELVSPDAQDSDIKRAIQLTEEAFCPVWDNLRGNCEVTAEYTITVA
- a CDS encoding YwbE family protein, which encodes MDGTRRENITRGAHVNIVLKKDQPTGALTEGYVKDILTSSPYHSRGIKVRLETGAVGRVQEMLE